The Panicum virgatum strain AP13 chromosome 6K, P.virgatum_v5, whole genome shotgun sequence nucleotide sequence GGCTGATCAGTTTGCTGCCCGTATATTAGATGTTGTGTTTGTCCACCACTGGGATGATCATTCCCCTTTGGATGGCAATGGGGGAAATGGCAGTGGCAATGGACAGTGATGGGCAACCATGATCCTTCTCCTTGCCCCTTTTATGGtgatggatgacaaagggggagaagaagaagattaAAGCTTGAAGCCGAAGATAAACGGGGAGAAGAGGAGAAGAGTGAGAGTTTCAATTCAGAGTGGTGTATCTGTTTgtgacagaccggtctgatggACCGGTCTGTATTTCTGTATCTCTGAAACTGTAATAAATTCCATATCTGTTGTGTGTGGACATGAGGACATTTGTATTGTGTGCTAATGTGTGTAATAGACTTATTTATGCTATCTAAGTGACATGGTGCTAGAGTGATACAAATTGAGTGTTGTATTGTTTTTTGGCTGGCTGTCTGGggcagaccagtctgaccggtctgtgcgaccagtctgaccggtcggcaccaGACAGAGCCATTTTCTCTTCTTTGAGCTGAAGTGATTTAtcttgtcatatgcatcacgtgtAGTATTTTTGTTTAGGCACATATACACTTTTGCACCCCACGGATGCTGAGATTTATGGGGAGTCCCATTTTTCTTAAATTCGTGCATATTGGCATGTGAGGCGTAATTGTTGAAGTTCATTCATTTGTACAAATTAAGGGGGAGCTCAAACTAAATCTGAGAATTCAAAAGCATTATTGAATATCtttttgtaagctttaatcagtttgtcatcaatcaccaaaaagggggagattgaaagagcatctaggtgtaaggatcaccggggtgtccgaccctagagggggagggggtgaatagggtcgctaatcgctttttaacctagggctcaaactacttgcataagataaatctaacacgtcctatacatgctagttatgactaaggtttatcccaaaatacttgcaacctatagccaatcctaaacaaactaactaggaaagtaaaggcacgcaagataaagtaaatacggaaacgtaatatggtaagtaaagaggtaagtgcaagagggatgcaaactcccgagtagacacggtcatgtaacgtggttcggcacaaacacctacgtccacgggacaccgaggctcttccgatcaccgtcttgcactacgccaccaaggcgatgccggcaagcaaaggcaagtgcccacaagacactgagtctcgtgcaccgccaccgtctctctcggtcacccagccgaaatccactacggagcttctccaccaaggagggggtctcctcttcccccgcacaaagtgtcgttgcctctccacactaAGTCGgggggtcacacgacggatcacaaggattgcttgccacagcaagacttctctcaagggagctctcgcaataactaatccctattacaagcactaagcactctcacaagtgtgcttaagcctatatgatgtacaatgaagttcTATGGTGATTGGAGaggttcttcaagtgtagtatgcttccttagtctccagcactctcaaatgagccgtggggtggcatatatatagcccacacaccccaaactagccgttggaaaaaggctgacaaaaagcgctatcaccggttaaaccgatgctcctgTTTCtgtcatcgccggtttaaccggtgagtgcattttccaactagccgttatgcttcaacggctacctcaatcgaccgacgtaatcaaccgatgcagcgtcggtttaaccggtgagtgtagttgctgaaaaactaactctcttgacaactgcaccgacgttcaccaatatctagcgtcggttcatccgatgtatagattttgcctcagctgctgagttcattgcactgacgtattcaactttcctggcgtcggttcaaccggtgttaccaaaactcccaaacgtgctccaagtcaatgcaccgatgtatgtaattttcttagcgtcggttcaaccagtgatactaaaatatctctgtcttgattgttttgacttggtttcttcacgatctcttcaatcttcgaatcctttggaccgtaggggcggcccttcgggcctagctacgtctatcttctctttgtcatcacttgaacctaaaagcctaagaatggtcatcttaacaatcatattagtccaagtgttgtgtgtgtcatcaatagCCAAagcattatattgaaatatggcatgagaggccattttcgctacaatctccccctttttggtgattgatgacaacacaaccaaagcaagcaagatgaattgcaaggatatgaaattgataccaatttgaaaagttagaaactacttagcttgcttggatgacatttcaatgctcattttaaaagcccttgataccaattgtagaaaaaattgtagaacaatggcttgtgtgtggtttgaaccatatgagcaatgaaaaatttttgtaccttagtccatgggatcatcaaattgcacttctcccccacattgactaagtacctccccctatcaccatgcatccttttgcattgcattttccattcctcccccttgctaatggcatcatttgcttgcttttagggtacatttctccccctttgtcatcaaacacctaaaagctccATAATcactagcaacaaggagcattagtagcaaaagaaattcactagtgatagagtgttataccaacTAAATTCGGCATATCTCcttttgtttgaacaagctccccctttttgaaagcttgtggcacctcctatcttgacaCCAATTGTGATACCAATTGTGATACCAGTTGTGAGATATGGCAATTGTGACatgtaggggtagtgttcaaaagaatttgaactcatggagatagctctagaTGACTAGACATGCCTCCCTctatcatttatctctttaaaTTTTGGGAGTTATCgcttggtcttcttcccttgtccaatctttcttgatcaaTTGATACTAATTGTAAGATTAATTGCAATGTGCATCATCTTGATATCGAAGGATTGAGTGTATAACCATATGGACTAAgggagtgtgactacaacaaatatcactttgaaagcatattagtcacaaaagaaacaagtcataaaatAAGCTCCCCCTAACagtgtgcattagtgtttgaatcactcacaaatgtatgcacttgtattaCACGTAGAGGGGATATTATTTTATTACTTGCTAACACATGACACCAAAAGAATACAAAaaaaaagcctgagaatggtcatcttaacaatcatattagtccaagtgttgtgtgtgtcatcagtcaccaaaacattatattgaaatatggcatgagagaccattttcgctacactagGCCCTAGTGGATTttggtgtattgattgacaacacgattaaaggactgacttgtttgcatgagattatgagtAGATATTTAATTTGTGAATTGATATAAATTGAGATAGCTCATGCATTGCAAGAAATTGTGTATGTCCCATTGGCAATCATTATATGTGACAAGCtagaatgagaaagaaaaatagaagagcaaggtattcatgttTGATATGAAATCTCTAAAGTATTAAAGCTTGCGAATTTATGTGGGACTCAAAATGGCAAGCAAAGTTGtaaaagaaaattgagagcaggggattcatggttgatataaaGGCTCTAATATCTATCAAGGCTTGTTCGACTTATGATATGATTCATATGACAAGTAAAGGTTGTGAGAATGAGACATGATATGTTGGTGCATAGTCTCGAATTGGGAAGGCTTGTCATATGAGATGAATATTGTTTTCaagggaagcaagcaagagaaaagtgaatgagacatgagttgatgtgTATATGTTGcctcaaattggaaagcttgcatatgaAATTAAATGGTGAATTTATattgataaagaagatttcatgcatgacacaaatcaatgtgAAGTTCAAAATGGACAGCTAGGATGAAGGTagagaggaccgagaggcgtgtttcaagagacTACGCAAGCAtcggcttggggggagcaaggAAACCGATACGAGTCAAAtaccggagatcctagagtcatggagagttctatgttgaagagtgtcattatttggAAAATGGAAGTGACTTGTGAATCTAAGATGGATTTCATTCTTATATGAAGGAAGATTCAAAGTTACTAGCTCAAGCAGGCATGCTCACTAAAATTAAGGATCTTGACAACCTCAAGATATTGATTGAAGATGTTCGGCTTGATCAAGACATAAAAGCTCAAGTGTTGTGTATGTTATTTTATGTGAACTTGAGTACaggatgccgtactatcaagggggatgcaacatcagtggtCTGACATTACCAAAAGTTCTCATAGCTATCCCATGTGAGAAAAACTAGAGAGAATCACTTGGGAGCAGAATACCTAGtgtgatcggtctgaccggtccatccgaccgttctgaccggtcggggtccaacggctagtttatttgaaccgaccagtctgaccgggcGGATGGACCGGTCTAACTCTGATAGAGCAACGACTAGTTTTTGAGAGAGGGTGTTTATACCCCACACCCTTacccattcgtgggtgctgatgccATTACATTCCAGAGCCATCTTTGAGTCGTGAGAGCACTTGagaagtcctccccaacctctctttgtgagttTGAGTGATTAGAGTTgaatccttgagttgggttgagtgaaatcTTTGCTAAGAGAGCATTTGAGCAGTGAGAGCATAAGCCCTAGCTTGAGCACTTGCGGTTGCGTCGCCAACttgttgaagcatttgttactcttggaggtgaagcctcctagatggctaggcgtctccggctagctcccaagcttgtggtgagcagtggcaagtttgttgcagcagcgaTTGTGTGCCACGAGGGCACATGGTGATATAGTGGAAAGGAgtagatagcttgaccttgtggtcgcgataagcttcctcaacggagagtaggattcacacgtggtgaaCGTGGTGAATCCAAACTTCAGTGAAGCAAATCACTGTGTCTCCTTTGCATAATCTTCTTATTTTGTTTGCCTCACATTTTTTACTCTAGCTTTACTTGTGCTTCCACTTCGATCTACTCGATtgtgttgtttctgtgtgtgcagggTGTAGAGACATTTTTGTGAGCACCTACAGCAACACCACACTAAGTTGCATTTATGCTAGAGCTAGTAAAGTGGAGAATTAACTTTGTGTGTACAGGAtctgcgttggaccggtctgaccggtctactcAACCGGTCGGACCCGTTTGAGTGTTGGTTTCCTGTTTCTATGTCTAGGACCAGTCTGACTGACCAGTCTGACTGGTTAGTGGCTGACAATTAGTTTAAGTGTTTTAATCTGCAGGATTTGTTTTTAATCGCCTATTCatcccccctctaggcgacatcacacGATTAAGGTCCTTTCAAAGACAATAACAGAAGATATGAGGCACCATCACCAACCAAATTCACTTAGACAATAATGTGCTTGGATACCCCTAGAAAAGAGAAGGGTAAATTATATAATCTAACAGATGTTTAGCATTGTAATCACTGAATTGCTCCAGTTATGTAAATGATTTTATTATGAAGCAGTTTCACGAACAACTAACAATgctaaaagaaatattttgcAAAACTGAGTTTATTCTTGCATAAGACAAGAGGCATATAAGTATCTGTATGCATATGCAAGTCAATATCCTCGTTAATTCATTTTTGCTCTCATCAATGATGAGCAAATACTCACCAGAGAGAAGCATCAAGAGCATCTATGCATGAGAGGTGCCATGAGTGATGCTAATGGCTCGCTAACCACTCAGAAAATCAATTCTCATCCTCTCTGATCTGCAGGCAGCGGGCAAATTTTGATTAGGATTAGGAATCAATTCGATCACTAATCGATCACTCACCATAAATTGAAGAAAACCATTGGATTCTCTGAAACCATGCCTGTAAATTCACAAATCAACACTGCTGCTAATCTGAGTAGCAACCTAACATAAATTATGTGTGTTCAGGTAGACACAGGATACACCGATGTCTGATGATAACATGTGAGCTAACAGCATGATACAGTGCACATACAACACAACTTGCCAGAAAATATGGGGAAGTTTTCCTTATGAACAAGGATGAAAGAACATTGAACATGTCCAATTAGTTTTAGAGTTCAGATAATACTTGTAAATCTAGGGAGGTGCCAGAATGCAAATTTAGTATAACTCTCAACATCAATACACTGAACTCACTGAAAAAAGAAAGTAACTGTACTATCTATGAAACAAAAAACACTGAAAGGAACACAATTCAGTAAGTAACTATATGCAGACTATATATGCAACTGAAGTCATAGTACCACACAAAGACATTGCTAGGAACTACATGCTGGTACTTGAGATCGACATGGTATGATTCATAAACAGCATAAAGTTTACTTGGGATTCTTGTTTCAGAAGTATTTCTTTTTCAAGGTGaaaaaagatgaaacacacGCTTCTTCAGACAATGCAACATGGCCACAAAATCACCACGTCCGAGAATAAGCTTTGCTTGCCTCAGTGATGAAATAGTAAAAAGTATGTCGCGAAAATggtctctcatgccatatttcaatataatgttttggcgattgatggcacacacaatacttggactaatatgattgttaagatgaccattctcaggcttttaggttcaagtgatgacaaagagaagataggcgtagtaaggcccgaagggccgcccctacggtggttccgcttcggtccaagggacaagaattgaagagatcgtgaagaaatccaagtcgaaaagatcaaaacgaagacaatttgctatcaccggttaaaccgatgatgagcaaattgtactcattggtgcaatgaacttggcaccggattaaccgacattgggtgttttacactcaccggtgtaatggacttggaggccgaagaaacagcaggagttttacaggcaccggttaaaccggcgatcaaggcaaagtgagcgtcggtgcagttgtccagagactccatttttcggggggtttctgagattacttgcaccggttgaaccgacgttagttttgagagcgttggtcgattgatcaagtagctGTTGGAAGACTGTAACGGCTAGTAGAAGGGAaagtacactcaccggttaatccggtgttggcaaaactggagcgtcggtttaaccgacgttaagaatttttgtcagcctttcccaacggctcttttggggtgtgtgggctatatatacccccaaggccgggtcatttgatagtgctggagttgctgaaagcttactacacttgaagaacacctccaaccaccatagagcttcattgtacatcatataggcttaagcacacttgtgagagtgcttagtgcttgtttattcttagttcttgagagaactagcttgagtgaaagtcttGCTATGGCAAGCATcatgtgtactcgtcgtgtgaccctccgacttggtgtggagaggccaCGACACTTTgagcggggaaggagacccctcttggtgagaagctccgatagtgaagacggtgccgtgggtgatgcttcgagagagacggtggcggtggccttgtcttggtgacttagggtcacttagcctttgcttgccgggagccttggtggcgaacggaagacggtgatcaagtggagagactcggcatcacacttgttcgtgttggacaagtggtcgtggacgtagggagggacttggtgtcctaaccgaaccacgttaaattgtgtgtcttggtgtcttcacgggagtttgcatattctctcccttacctctttacttaccgtattacgtttctgcatttactctatcttgcatgcctttactttcctagttagtttgattaggattggctataggttgcaagtcttttagaggtaagtagagagtagcatagataaatcttagtcataactagcatatgtaggatgtgttaggtttatctcatgcaaatagattgagccctaggatagaaagcgattagcgaccctattcaccccctccccctttagggtcggacaccccggtgatccttacaaagtAACTACTTAATTTATGTACTATATTGTCAGACCATTACTACATATGTTGAAAGAATTAGTATCTTGATCTTGTTGTAGTGGTCGTCGGCTAGCAGGCTGAGGATATGGACGCACCTGGCTCGCATGGGCACTGGCCTAGGCTGTCCTTGATGATAATTGACAAGTCAAAGTCCTCAACACGGTAATTGACACCTGATGCATGTAGACAACACCTTCATAAACCTGAAATTGAAGATAGTGGCGCTTTACAATGTAAGCTAATCTACAGTGCATACATATGAGTCcataaaaacaaacataagttGTGTTAGTCATCTAAAACCTTTTATGGTAATTCAAAAAACAAACACGGTAATTTACAAATATAGTTTGGGTCACAAGATagaaaataaagaataaacaaaccTCAGGTCCAATGTAATTCCACCCCGCGACCCCGACATGGCACCTGCCTTCTCACCCCTCTGCGGCTCCTCCGTCGACGCCCCGCTCGGCTGCGCGCGCCTTGAGTACGGCGGGTGCCAAGGATGGGTCTAGGGGCGGCCTCTTCTGTGCCAGCTTGACCCCACCCGCTTCCTTGCCGCCGGTTGAGGGCGCACTGGAGCCGGCAGCAAGTCGTGCCGGAGCTGGCCACGAGCGGGGGTGGTGCTAGCCCCAGTCGTCACTGCACCATTCGACTCGAGCCAGGCGGAGCTCGAGTAGTGCTTGGGATCAAACCTTACTTGTAGAAATTATAGGAACATAAGAAGATGAGGAAATTGAAGCGTACCTAGAGTTGGCAGGGGAATCACCAATGATTCATCCATGAGCACGCGTCGATCTGAATTCAATGAGGTATATGTTGGGTCCATGCCCGGCAGCGCCTCTTCGACGTGGAGGCGACCGGCGCGGGCAGCACGGAGGAGCGAGtcctccgccttcctggatACGCCCGCAGCCTccgccgaccgccgcgccaATGCGGTGTGCTCCCTTTCCTCCCCGCTGGATCTCGATGCGGCAGCGAGGTGCAGCTCCTTCCTCCAGCTAGCCACCGACCTCGCCTCTCGCGGATTCGCGGCCGGCGCCTCGGACCCTGtagccggcgaggaggaggccgcggggCCTCGCCTACGCGCGAGGAAGGAGAGGACCTTGGAGGCCCTCCTCGCGCAGCGGGCCCTCGGTCGCCGCCATGTCGCCTCTCCTCGCACCACACACGCTGCGGCCTCACGCCTCTCCTCGCGCAGCGGCCTCtccgcttgccgccgccggcacaccgccgccatgggcgcccccccccccccaccttcTCTCGCACCGTGAGCCCCCGGTCCCCGGCACCGTGATTCCGCGGCCCCTCGCGCCGCTTCTCCCCGTGCGGCATGCAGCCGCCTGTCATTGGCCTTCGCGCGGCCGTGGCGacgccggcgggggaggagcgCCGGGGAGGGTATGGGTGCCCGAGGGAGGGGAGCAGTTgtagggaaggggaggggactGGGGAGAACgctagggaggggaggggaatcAGGGAATAGTGATAGGCGTCATCTTTCTATGGTGACGGGCATCGCGCCTGTCACTCCTATATCGTCACTGTTTAGAACAGAAGGGTGACGGGCACCTATGTGACAGAAAGGTGACGGATATCAGT carries:
- the LOC120711109 gene encoding uncharacterized protein LOC120711109 isoform X1, which translates into the protein MAAVCRRRQAERPLREERREAAACVVRGEATWRRPRARCARRASKVLSFLARRRGPAASSSPATGSEAPAANPREARSVASWRKELHLAAASRSSGEEREHTALARRSAEAAGVSRKAEDSLLRAARAGRLHVEEALPGMDPTYTSLNSDRRVLMDESLVIPLPTLVTTGASTTPARGQLRHDLLPAPVRPQPAARKRVGSSWHRRGRP
- the LOC120711109 gene encoding uncharacterized protein LOC120711109 isoform X2; its protein translation is MAAVCRRRQAERPLREERREAAACVVRGEATWRRPRARCARRASKVLSFLARRRGPAASSSPATGSEAPAANPREARSVASWRKELHLAAASRSSGEEREHTALARRSAEAAGVSRKAEDSLLRAARAGRLHVEEALPGMDPTYTSLNSDRRVLMDESLVIPLPTLAPPGSSRMVQ